In Myripristis murdjan chromosome 9, fMyrMur1.1, whole genome shotgun sequence, the following proteins share a genomic window:
- the dguok gene encoding deoxyguanosine kinase, mitochondrial isoform X1 — protein MCSLYRFLALNRVSSLKSQAAPMRLVRFAFVRQMSLLSIGNPAIVSTKSSNIDMAGNSAKRRLTSSPSSLSRISSSEDVTTRVKRVSIEGNIAVGKSTFARLLQSADEAWEVVPEPISKWQSIQSGTTKGESSPQQTVSNLLHMMYQDPQRWSYTFQTYSCMSRLRTQLQPPPARLLRSEGTPVQVFERSVYSDRYIFALNMFELSCISPTEWAVYQDWHSFLVEQFGHQVELEGIIYLRAPPSKCMERLGSRGRAEEKGVQLDYLDKLHTQHERWLIEKTTELHFEKLKRIPVLELDASVEFESNPEVREQFITKVKNFFSGL, from the exons ATGTGCTCCTTGTATCGATTCCTGGCACTGAATCGGGTTTCATCATTGAAATCCCAGGCGGCTCCAATGCGGCTCGTCAGATTTGCGTTTGTGCGACAGATGAGCCTCCTGTCCATCGGAAATCCAGCGATTGTGTCAACTAAATCAAGTAATATTGATATGGCCGGTAACTCAGCCAAACGCAGGCTTACTAGCTCACCAAGCAGTCTGTCAAGGATATCCTCCAGTGAAGATGTGACAACTCGAGTGAAGAGGGTGTCCATCGAGGGGAATATTG CTGTTGGAAAGTCGACCTttgccaggctgctgcagtcCGCCGATGAGGCGTGGGAGGTCGTCCCTGAGCCTATCAGCAAGTGGCAGAGCATCCAGAGTGGGACCACCAAG GGGGAGAGTTCCCCTCAGCAGACAGTCAGCAACCTGCTGCACATGATGTACCAGGACCCCCAGCGCTGGTCGTACACCTTTCAGACGTACTCCTGCATGAGCCGTCTGAGAACGCAGCTGCAGCCTCCTCCTGCTCGCCTGCTCAGATCAGAGGGAACACCTGTACAGGTGTTTGAGCGCTCGGTCTACAGCGACAG ATACATCTTTGCCCTGAACATGTTTGAACTGAGCTGTATCAGCCCAACAGAGTGGGCCGTCTATCAGGACTGGCACTCCTTCCTAGTGGAGCAGTTTGGACACCAGGTGGAGCTGGAGGGCATTATCTATCTCAGAGCCCCACCATCG aAATGTATGGAGCGCCTGGGGAGTCgggggagggcagaggagaaaGGAGTTCAGCTGGACTATCTGGATAAGCTGCACACTCAGCATGAGAGGTGGCTCATTGAGAAGACCACTGA GCTACATTTTGAGAAGCTGAAACGCATCCCCGTGCTGGAGCTGGATGCTAGTGTCGAATTTGAGAGTAATCCAGAGGTTCGGGAACAATTTATAACAAAG GTGAAGAACTTCTTCAGTGGGTTATGA
- the dguok gene encoding deoxyguanosine kinase, mitochondrial isoform X2, whose protein sequence is MRLVRFAFVRQMSLLSIGNPAIVSTKSSNIDMAGNSAKRRLTSSPSSLSRISSSEDVTTRVKRVSIEGNIAVGKSTFARLLQSADEAWEVVPEPISKWQSIQSGTTKGESSPQQTVSNLLHMMYQDPQRWSYTFQTYSCMSRLRTQLQPPPARLLRSEGTPVQVFERSVYSDRYIFALNMFELSCISPTEWAVYQDWHSFLVEQFGHQVELEGIIYLRAPPSKCMERLGSRGRAEEKGVQLDYLDKLHTQHERWLIEKTTELHFEKLKRIPVLELDASVEFESNPEVREQFITKVKNFFSGL, encoded by the exons ATGCGGCTCGTCAGATTTGCGTTTGTGCGACAGATGAGCCTCCTGTCCATCGGAAATCCAGCGATTGTGTCAACTAAATCAAGTAATATTGATATGGCCGGTAACTCAGCCAAACGCAGGCTTACTAGCTCACCAAGCAGTCTGTCAAGGATATCCTCCAGTGAAGATGTGACAACTCGAGTGAAGAGGGTGTCCATCGAGGGGAATATTG CTGTTGGAAAGTCGACCTttgccaggctgctgcagtcCGCCGATGAGGCGTGGGAGGTCGTCCCTGAGCCTATCAGCAAGTGGCAGAGCATCCAGAGTGGGACCACCAAG GGGGAGAGTTCCCCTCAGCAGACAGTCAGCAACCTGCTGCACATGATGTACCAGGACCCCCAGCGCTGGTCGTACACCTTTCAGACGTACTCCTGCATGAGCCGTCTGAGAACGCAGCTGCAGCCTCCTCCTGCTCGCCTGCTCAGATCAGAGGGAACACCTGTACAGGTGTTTGAGCGCTCGGTCTACAGCGACAG ATACATCTTTGCCCTGAACATGTTTGAACTGAGCTGTATCAGCCCAACAGAGTGGGCCGTCTATCAGGACTGGCACTCCTTCCTAGTGGAGCAGTTTGGACACCAGGTGGAGCTGGAGGGCATTATCTATCTCAGAGCCCCACCATCG aAATGTATGGAGCGCCTGGGGAGTCgggggagggcagaggagaaaGGAGTTCAGCTGGACTATCTGGATAAGCTGCACACTCAGCATGAGAGGTGGCTCATTGAGAAGACCACTGA GCTACATTTTGAGAAGCTGAAACGCATCCCCGTGCTGGAGCTGGATGCTAGTGTCGAATTTGAGAGTAATCCAGAGGTTCGGGAACAATTTATAACAAAG GTGAAGAACTTCTTCAGTGGGTTATGA
- the spaw gene encoding southpaw, translating into MEARLLALFFSLLCCSGAVLSTLEHRQPAGLESSLAFGNTSSRRHSQYPLYMMQLYRSFRTADSPSPIALNTVIAHRDKPSLPSSDSVLSLMAKGCHQVGERWTVTLDMSSISTSELVQLAELRIRLPAFSASKRAVVDLYHSRKQNCELDSISCQEEHLFLGRFATSPRSTRSAWKVFNVTALLKYWLYQGDRVTSQEASADHGLDTEQGSGAGDDGEAADRSHFQHLVGRQKKVHYPTINRVMMVIFSKHNLPQEGHRAYSLIHTVEHSKYVTMDRGSRDGQSRRHKRMERMPVTGGTAATGAPAEATQRPLCRRVDMWVDFDQIGWDEWIVHPKRFNAYRCEGECPVPLDESLHPTNHAYMQSLLRLNHPERVSCPSCVPTRLSPLSMLYYENDDLVLRHHEDMIVEECGCH; encoded by the exons ATGGAAGCTAGACTACTGGCATTATTTTTCTCGCTCCTCTGCTGTTCTGGGGCCGTCCTCTCAACACTGGAGCACAGACAACCTGCAGGCCTTGAAAGCAGTTTAGCATTTGGGAATACATCATCTCGCCGTCATAGCCAATACCCTCTGTACATGATGCAGCTGTACCGCTCCTTCAGGACTGCAGATTCCCCATCACCCATAGCTCTTAACACCGTGattgcacacagagacaaacccTCACTGCCTAGTTCTGACTCTGTCTTAAGTCTGATGGCAAAAG GGTGCCATCAAGTAGGTGAAAGATGGACAGTTACTTTGGACATGTCCTCCATCTCTACAAGTGAGCTTGTCCAGCTGGCAGAACTAAGGATCAGACTTCCAGCATTCTCCGCCTCTAAGCGTGCCGTCGTGGATTTATATCACTCCCGAAAACAGAACTGTGAGCTGGACAGCATCTCGTGCCAGGAGGAGCACCTCTTCCTGGGCAGGTTTGCCACATCCCCAAGGAGTACAAGGTCTGCTTGGAAGGTTTTTAATGTGACTGCTCTTTTAAAATACTGGCTCTATCAGGGAGACAGAGTGACTAGCCAAGAGGCCTCAGCAGATCATGGACTGGATACAGAGCAGGGGAGCGGTGCTGGTGATGATGGAGAGGCAGCTGACAGGTCCCATTTCCAGCATCTGGTGGGGAGGCAAAAAAAGGTGCACTATCCGACCATAAACCGAGTTATGATGGTCATCTTCTCCAAACATAACCTCCCTCAGGAAGGCCACAGAGCATACAGCCTCATTCACACTGTGGAGCACTCCAAATATGTCACTATggacagaggcagcagagacgGCCAGAGTCGGCGCCACAAAAGGATGGAGAGGATGCCGGTGACTGGTGGAACTGCAGCTACTGGGGCCCCAGCCGAGGCCACGCAGCGGCCACTTTGTCGCAGGGTGGACATGTGGGTGGACTTTGACCAGATCGGCTGGGATGAGTGGATTGTGCACCCTAAGCGTTTCAATGCATATCGCTGTGAGGGAGAGTGTCCTGTGCCGCTGGACGAGTCCTTACATCCTACCAACCATGCCTACATGCAG agcctCTTGCGACTTAACCATCCAGAGAGGGTGTCTTGTCCATCTTGCGTGCCCACGCGCCTCAGCCCACTCTCCATGCTGTACTACGAGAACGACGACTTAGTGCTACGACATCACGAGGACATGATTGTTGAAGAGTGCGGCTGTCACTGA
- the eif4ebp1 gene encoding eukaryotic translation initiation factor 4E-binding protein 1, whose product MSTGCQKTSAKAIPATRRVTINDAAHMPHDYSTTPGGTLFSTTPGGTRIIYDRKFLLECRSSPVAKTPPRGLPNIPGVTSPTSKDVINEKAHNGEPLNNNNIITAPDNKSIGDDAQFEMDI is encoded by the exons ATGTCCACGGGCTGTCAGAAGACCAGTGCCAAGGCCATCCCGGCGACCAGGAGGGTGACCATCAACGACGCAGCGCACATGCCGCATGACTACTCCACGACACCCGGAGGGACCCTGTTCAGCACCACCCCGGGCG GAACCAGGATCATCTACGATCGCAAGTTCCTGCTGGAGTGTCGCAGCTCCCCAGTGGCCAAGACGCCCCCTCGAGGTCTGCCTAACATTCCAGGGGTGACCAGTCCCACCTCCAAAGACGTCATCAATGAAAAGGCCCACAACGGAGAaccactgaacaacaacaacatcatcactGCGCCTGATAACAAGAGCATCG GTGATGATGCACAGTTTGAAATGGACATCTAA
- the ank1a gene encoding ankyrin-1a isoform X2 produces MWALVTELLFSFVLLAFLVISCQNVLHIASGSVRSVLTYVHAQLDRELGEVEGVADEEENVTTRVVRRRVILKGDEVEDLPGEQVSEEQFTDEHGNIVTKKVVRKVVRRGKGSGEEGVQEVSVESSLQDANELEIDAEQFMNYAILGRDSSKPDIVDVKKGAQIVKCASLRRVKQ; encoded by the exons ATGTGGGCCCTGGTGACCGAGCTCCTCTTCAGCTTCGTGCTGCTGGCTTTCCTGGTCATCAGCTGTCAGAACGTCCTGCATATAGCCAGTGGCTCTGTCCGCTCTGTACTCACCTACGTACACGCTCAGCTGGACCGCGAGCTAGGTGAGGTCGAGGGAGTGGCTGATGAGGAAGAGAATGTCACCACAAGAGTGGTCCGCCGCAGAGTCATCCTCAAG ggTGATGAAGTGGAAGATCTTCCCGGGGAGCAAGTAAGCGAGGAGCAGTTTACGGATGAACATGGAAACATTGTTACAAAGAAG GTTGTGCGGAAGGTTGTGCGCAGAGGGAAGGGTTCAGGTGAGGAGGGGGTGCAGGAGGTGAGCGTGGAGAGTTCTCTGCAGGATGCCAACGAGCTGGAGATTGATGCTGAGCAGTTCATGAACTACGCCATCCTGGGTCGGGACAGCAGCAAG CCCGATATTGTGGATGTGAAGAAGGGTGCTCAGATAGTGAAATGTGCCAGTCTGCGGAGAGTAAAGCAGTGA